The following are encoded in a window of Vigna unguiculata cultivar IT97K-499-35 chromosome 8, ASM411807v1, whole genome shotgun sequence genomic DNA:
- the LOC114193415 gene encoding uncharacterized protein At2g39795, mitochondrial — MASSLVRTLQRVCTLKRNPRPLTALAATARFEARTYGAEPEPLTKSPFDSNIIRILRNEIEYQQEYAPPHQPDTKFNSFTVDERRGEQVVTIKGKFGECEDIRIEATMFDGCEHVPAYGDDSSGVNVRLHLSLIVDISKGEGENELEFVCSAWPDSLNVEKVFLLRRGRMAARPYIGPDFRDLSAKVQEKFYAYLDERGVNDELAVFLHEYMMNKDRIELLRWMDSLKSFVDR, encoded by the exons ATGGCTTCTTCTCTCGTTCGAACGCTTCAAAGAGTTTGTACATTGAAACGGAACCCGAGACCGTTAACCGCACTCGCCGCCACCGCGCGTTTTGAAGCCAGAACCTACGGCGCGGAACCAGAACCACTGACCAAATCGCCCTTCGACTCCAACATCATTCGAATACTCCGAAACGAAATCGAGTACCAACAGGAATACGCGCCACCACACCAG CCTGATACTAAATTCAATTCGTTTACGGTTGACGAGAGACGTGGCGAGCAAGTGGTTACCATTAAAGGGAAGTTTGGGGAATGTGAGGATATTAGAATTGAGGCGACGATGTTTGATGGGTGCGAACATGTTCCTGCGTATGGGGACGATAGTTCTGGAGTGAATGTGCGTCTTCACCTTAGTTTAATTGTGGATATATCGAAGGGGGAAGGTGAAAATGAGTTAGAATTCGTGTGTTCAGCATGGCCTGACTCTTTGAATGTTGAGAAAGTTTTCTTGTTAAGGCGCGGTCGAATGGCGGCTAGACCTTACATTGGACCTGATTTCAG GGACCTGAGTGCTAAGGTTCAAGAGAAGTTTTACGCGTACTTGGACGAAAGGGGAGTGAATGATGAGCTTGCGGTTTTCTTGCATGAATATATGATGAACAAGGATAGGATTGAGCTTCTGCGGTGGATGGATAGTCTCAAATCTTTTGTGGATAGATAG
- the LOC114195575 gene encoding zinc finger protein 1: MEGRSKKEAHFCDRPSFFSSCGAEAPPSPSTPLQHPQEKKQVSVEEEEEENKESKHGTILDLNVSGDDSCSAEGLELNLITCLDVGSSSIDANSSAEAPLASDAAEPRVFSCNYCHRKFYSSQALGGHQNAHKRERSIAKRGHRFGSQIMAFGLPLLHNNNHYASMASLPLYGASNTRGGPLGIQAHSMIQKPSHHHHHHHVSGFGNSYSHHHGWSRPIIDQQPGIAKLPVPDFHRTKSAFSASQTSVGRFEMANTLINSSANKEIGGCVASAETRFKSNNQEEMKHLDLSLKL, from the coding sequence ATGGAAGGAAGAAGCAAGAAAGAGGCACACTTTTGTGACAGACCAAGCTTCTTCTCCTCTTGTGGTGCAGAGGCACCTCCTAGTCCAAGCACTCCACTGCAGCATCCACAAGAGAAGAAACAGGTATCTGttgaggaagaagaggaagaaaacaAGGAGTCAAAGCATGGTACTATATTGGATCTAAATGTTTCAGGTGATGATTCTTGCAGTGCAGAAGGACTAGAACTGAACCTCATAACCTGTTTGGATGTGGGGTCATCATCCATTGATGCCAATTCCTCTGCAGAAGCCCCTCTTGCTTCTGATGCTGCCGAGCCAAGAGTCTTCTCCTGCAACTACTGCCACAGAAAGTTTTACAGTTCACAAGCACTTGGTGGGCACCAAAATGCACACAAGAGAGAGAGGTCAATAGCAAAGAGAGGGCACAGGTTTGGATCACAGATAATGGCCTTTGGCCTTCCCTTACTGCATAATAACAACCACTATGCAAGCATGGCCTCCCTACCCCTTTATGGTGCTTCCAACACTAGAGGAGGACCTCTTGGAATTCAAGCACACTCCATGATCCAAAAGCCctctcatcatcatcaccatcatcatgTGAGTGGATTTGGAAACTCTTACTCACACCACCATGGTTGGTCCAGACCCATCATTGACCAACAACCTGGAATAGCAAAACTACCGGTGCCTGATTTTCACAGAACAAAATCAGCATTTTCAGCATCACAGACAAGTGTTGGTAGGTTTGAAATGGCTAACACCCTCATCAATTCTTCAGCCAATAAGGAAATCGGTGGATGTGTGGCCAGTGCTGAAACTCGTTTCAAGAGTAATAATCAAGAAGAAATGAAGCACCTTGATTTATCCCTCAAGCTCTAA